One Nicotiana sylvestris chromosome 12, ASM39365v2, whole genome shotgun sequence genomic window carries:
- the LOC138884019 gene encoding uncharacterized protein, which produces METDCIWYVRKCYQCQVLANMIKVFPNELNTTSSPWSFVAWGMDVIGPIEPTTSNGHRFILVAIDYFTKWVEVASYKAVTKKVVADFAKDRIVCRFGVTESIVADNAANLNSDLMKAMLHSSGSSSSASGTFITKGFIKGASGQLEEALGQPGDDPESFRYIAKSNQGPGQTNQEDKEDLGLIGVSKAAEE; this is translated from the exons atggagacagattgcatctGGTATGTCCGTAAATGCTACCAATGCCAAGTACTTGCCAATATGATAAAAGTGTTTCCAAATGAACTCaatacaacaagctcaccttggtcattcgtcgcctggggaatggatgtcatcggtcctatCGAGCCCACaacttcaaacgggcacaggtttattctagtagccattgattacttcacaaaatgggtagaggttgcatcttacaaagctgtaaccaagaaagtcgtagCAGACTTTGCCAAAgatcgtattgtctgccgattcggagttACTGAGTCTATTGTcgctgataatgccgccaatctcaacagtgatctgatgaaagccatgt TGCATAGTTCAGGCAGCTCCAGCTCAGCTTCAGGTACCTTCATCACTAAAGGATTCATtaaaggagcttctggacaattAGAAGAAGCTCTTGGGCAACCAGGAGATGATCCTGAAAGCTTTAGATACATAGCGAAAAGCAATCAAGGACCTGGGCAAACAAATCAAGAAGATAAAGAAGACTTGGGCCTCATAGGAGTTAGTAAAGCTGCTGAGGAATGA